The genomic window GCGTACATGAGCGACCTCACGCTGCTGGGTTCGGCGCAGGTCACGCACATGAAAGAGCGCGAGCACCTGCAGGTCGCGTCGCTGGACCACGCGATGTGGTTCATGCGGCCGTTCCGGGCCGACGAATGGCTGCTCTACGACCAGTCCTCGCCGTCGGCGGGGGGTGGCCGCGCCCTATGCCACGGCAAGATCTTCACCCAGCGCGGTGAACTGGTGGCCGCGGTGATGCAAGAGGGCCTGACCCGCTTCAAGCGCGACTATCAGCCCGCGGGGAAGTGAGCGGACCCCGCGTCGGTGTCCTAGCGCTGCAAGGCGACACCCGAGAACACCTCGCGGCGCTGGAGGAAGCCGGCGCCGAGCCGATGACGGTGCGCCGGCGCAGTGAACTCGATTCGGTGGACGCGCTGGTGCTCCCGGGCGGGGAATCGACGGCGATGAGCCACCTGCTGGCCGACTTCGAGTTGCTCGAGCCGCTGCGCGCGCGGCTGGCTGAGGGGTTGCCGGCCTACGGCGCGTGCGCCGGCATGATCCTGCTGGCCAGCGAAATCGAGGACGCCGGCGCGCAGGGGCGCGCCGCACTGCCGCTGCGTGGCATCGATATGACGGTGCGGCGCAATGCATTCGGCCGCCAGGTGGACTCGTTCGAGGGCGACATCCCGTTCGCCGGGCTGGACGACCCGGTGCGGGCGGTGTTCATCCGCGCGCCCTGGGTGGAGCGAACCGGCGAGGGTGTCCAAGTCCTGGCCCGAGCGGCGGATCACATTGTGGCGGTGCGGCAGGGATCGGTGTTGGCGACCGCGTTTCACCCGGAGGTGACCGGCGACCGTCGCGTCCATCAGTTGTTCGTCGACATCGTCAACGGGCGGCGCTGACGTCACATTCGTCACTTGCGTCGCCAGATCAGTGACTCGGCTTTGTGCCCGCCTCACAGCGACAAACCGAGGTGTCGCTGTGAGGCGGGCACTTCGGCACCTGCCGCCAAGCCGGTCGGGGAGTGGTCGGACAACCGCACTGGGCCGCCCACCCGGATCACCACATAGACTCGTTGGGCGACTTTCATGCAACAAGAGGGGTAAGAGACACCGATGAGCGGCCATTCCAAGTGGGCCACCACCAAACACAAGAAGGCCGTGATCGACGCTCGCCGCGGCAAGATGTTCGCCCGGCTGATCAAGAACATCGAGGTTGCGGCCCGCGTCGGCGGCGGTGACCCCGCCGGCAACCCGACGCTGTACGACGCGATCCAGAAGGCCAAGAAAAGCTCGGTGCCCAATGACAACATCGAGAAAGCGCGCAAGCGCGGCGCCGGTGAAGAGGCCGGCGGGGCCGACTGGCAGACCATTACCTACGAGGGCTACGGCCCCAACGGCGTCGCGGTGCTGGTCGAGTGCCTGACCGACAACCGCAACCGGGCCGCCAGTGAGGTCCGGGTCGCGATGACGCGCAACGGCGGCACCATGGCCGACCCTGGCTCGGTCGCCTACCTGTTCAGCCGCAAAGGGGTCATCACCCTGGAGAAGAACGGGCTCACCGAAGACGACGTGTTGACCGCGGTGCTGGAGGCCGGTGCTGAAGACGTCAACGATCTGGGTGACAGCTTCGAGATCATCTCCGAACCGTCCGATCTGGTCGCGGTGCGCAGCGCCTTGCAGGAGGCGGGCATCGACTACGACTCCGCCGAGGCGGGTTTTCAGCCGTCGGTGACCGTCCCGCTCGACGCCGAGGGCGCGGCCAAGGTCATGAAACTCGTCGACGCGCTCGAAGACAGCGACGACGTCCAGGACGTCTACACCAACGCCGACATCCCCGACGAGATACTGGCGCAGATCGAGGCTTAGTCGCGGGGCGCCCACCGGCTCGCGGTGTGCACCACCATCCCGCCGGTGCCCAACGGGCGGCGCGGATACAGGTGCCAGGTCTGCCATTGCCAGCCGGATTCGTCGGGGTGTGCGCACAGCGCCGTCAATGCGGCGTCGTCCCCTGGAAAGACTCCGCCCAGCCAGCCGGTCTCGTCGCGGCAGCGTCGGCGTAGGTTCTGGGCGATTGCCCGAAATGTCGCCTCGTCCTGGCTATCGGTCTTGGACTGCAGGCAGTAGCCGGGGGCTTCGGTGCGCTCCGGCAAGCCGCCGCCCACGCTCGCGGTGCAGGACACCTGCTCGGAGAAGCTGCGGCCGCCATGGTCGATGGTGATCACATGGGATGCGCCCAGGACGCCTAACAACAGCGTGCCGCCGGCAGGGTGGTCCAGTCGCCAGGTGGCCAACGGCTGAGGTGCGGGCCCGTTGAGCGCCAGCGCCAGCCGGGCCCCGGACACGTCGGCCGGCGCTACCGCGAGCCGATGCAGCGGCACCGAGCCGGCCCTACCGTGACGAACACGCTTCGAAGTTAACAGCCCTCAGCGTGGCGGTGGCGCGCCGATCACCTGGTGCAGGAACGCACCGATCCGGGCGGCCGTCGCCTCGGGCTGGTCCAGCATGGTCAACACGTAGGCATCCTCGATGAGCTGCAGCTGCGCGTTGGGCATCAGCTTGGTCAGCTGCTGCGCATGCCGCATCGGCATCACCGGGTTGTCGCTCCACAACACCAGCGCTGGGCCGGAGAAGCCGGCCAGCGCATTGGTCGCCCGGATCAGCTCGTCGCGCCGGAATTTGCTGTGCCCGTACTTGACCAGGTCCGCGCGCACCCGCTTGTCGGCCAGGCCGGGCGCCAACCATTTCTCGACAATGCCCTGTGGCACCGGCTTTTTGGCCATCTGGCCGAAAAGCAGCCATCGGCGGCGCAGCCAGCCGATCCGGAGTTGCCGCATCGCCAGGGAGACCGTGGCGGCATTGCGGGTGGCCAGCCAGGCAACCTTGCCCGGAAACCCGGGCGGGAAATTCTCGAACGCTTCGCTCGGGCAGATCACCAGCCGGCCAACGCGTGTGTCGCGGCCCTTGTCGGTGAGCAGCAACGCTCCACCCCAGTCGCTCACCACGAGCGTCACGTCCCGCAGGTCGAGCGCGTCGAGGAAGTCGGCGACGATGCCGACCATTCCGGGCATGGTCAGGTCGGCGTCAGGGCGCATCGGGATGCGGTGACCGCCCATCGGGAGCACCGGCAGCAGGTAGCGAAACCCCGACGGCAACAGCGGGAGCGCCAAGTCCCATTGCGCGTCGTTCATCAGCAAGCCGTGCAACAGCACGACGGGTGGTCCCTGCGGGTCGCCCTCCTCGCGGTACTCCAGTGTTCCGGCGGCGACTTCCACGGTGCGCATCGGCGAGCCCTTCTTTAGAACGATCATTCTAGAACGTATGCTCTAGTCTGTTACTGGGAGGCGAAAATGGCAAGGACCACCAAAGAGTCGATCCTCACCGCGGCCACCGAACTGATGCGGCGCAAGGGCTACGGCGCAGTCGGCATGAAAGACGTGGTCGCGGCGTCCGGCGCGCCAATCGGGTCGCTGTACCACCACTTCCGCGACGGCAAGGTGCAGATCGCCGGCGAAGCGCTGGCCAACGCCGGAGCGGCCTACGCACTGCTCATCCCGTCGATCATCGACGGCTACACCGACCTGGGCGAGGGCATTGACGCGGCATTCACCCAGGCCGCCGAGGACATGCGTGATACGGGCTTCGCCAACATGTGCCCGGTGGCCAGCGTGGCCGCCGAAGTAGCCGACACGGTCGAGCCGCTTCGAGACGTCTGCGCCGATGTGTTCCGCGGCTGGTTCGACTACGGCGCCGCGTATTTCGTCGGGCGCGGCGTGGCGCCCGAGGTCGCCAGAGAGGTCATCGTCGCACTGGTCGCGGCGCTGGAAGGGGCGTTCGTGCTGGCCCGCACGCTGCGGGATACCGAGCCGCTGCTGACGGCCGGACGCGTGCTGGGCGCGCAATATCGTGGCGTGGCGT from Mycobacterium kubicae includes these protein-coding regions:
- a CDS encoding alpha/beta fold hydrolase, giving the protein MIVLKKGSPMRTVEVAAGTLEYREEGDPQGPPVVLLHGLLMNDAQWDLALPLLPSGFRYLLPVLPMGGHRIPMRPDADLTMPGMVGIVADFLDALDLRDVTLVVSDWGGALLLTDKGRDTRVGRLVICPSEAFENFPPGFPGKVAWLATRNAATVSLAMRQLRIGWLRRRWLLFGQMAKKPVPQGIVEKWLAPGLADKRVRADLVKYGHSKFRRDELIRATNALAGFSGPALVLWSDNPVMPMRHAQQLTKLMPNAQLQLIEDAYVLTMLDQPEATAARIGAFLHQVIGAPPPR
- a CDS encoding DUF2617 family protein; protein product: MPLHRLAVAPADVSGARLALALNGPAPQPLATWRLDHPAGGTLLLGVLGASHVITIDHGGRSFSEQVSCTASVGGGLPERTEAPGYCLQSKTDSQDEATFRAIAQNLRRRCRDETGWLGGVFPGDDAALTALCAHPDESGWQWQTWHLYPRRPLGTGGMVVHTASRWAPRD
- a CDS encoding TetR/AcrR family transcriptional regulator, whose protein sequence is MARTTKESILTAATELMRRKGYGAVGMKDVVAASGAPIGSLYHHFRDGKVQIAGEALANAGAAYALLIPSIIDGYTDLGEGIDAAFTQAAEDMRDTGFANMCPVASVAAEVADTVEPLRDVCADVFRGWFDYGAAYFVGRGVAPEVAREVIVALVAALEGAFVLARTLRDTEPLLTAGRVLGAQYRGVALAPRVATAGVGPGR
- the pdxT gene encoding pyridoxal 5'-phosphate synthase glutaminase subunit PdxT produces the protein MSGPRVGVLALQGDTREHLAALEEAGAEPMTVRRRSELDSVDALVLPGGESTAMSHLLADFELLEPLRARLAEGLPAYGACAGMILLASEIEDAGAQGRAALPLRGIDMTVRRNAFGRQVDSFEGDIPFAGLDDPVRAVFIRAPWVERTGEGVQVLARAADHIVAVRQGSVLATAFHPEVTGDRRVHQLFVDIVNGRR
- a CDS encoding YebC/PmpR family DNA-binding transcriptional regulator; amino-acid sequence: MSGHSKWATTKHKKAVIDARRGKMFARLIKNIEVAARVGGGDPAGNPTLYDAIQKAKKSSVPNDNIEKARKRGAGEEAGGADWQTITYEGYGPNGVAVLVECLTDNRNRAASEVRVAMTRNGGTMADPGSVAYLFSRKGVITLEKNGLTEDDVLTAVLEAGAEDVNDLGDSFEIISEPSDLVAVRSALQEAGIDYDSAEAGFQPSVTVPLDAEGAAKVMKLVDALEDSDDVQDVYTNADIPDEILAQIEA